One Bacteroidota bacterium DNA segment encodes these proteins:
- a CDS encoding HRDC domain-containing protein — translation MDVKIKTFRIQSSADEQTLNDFLTGKIVRHWSTTYEQSPEGGVWNVFLGYEIRMNENRPTGGDRDRRDAPRGATNHGRDVRPERRGDDRPPMREPREKTPREDYVPLIAEGDKPLFEAVRKWRNARAKDERIKPFALFNNKQLEAIVNAKPVTAETLRPLAPDMDDRLWERYHNELLGFMEAAASINGGAHVAETTHQEAPVEVAA, via the coding sequence ATGGACGTAAAGATCAAGACTTTTCGCATTCAATCCTCCGCCGATGAGCAAACGCTCAACGATTTCCTCACTGGCAAGATCGTTCGGCATTGGAGCACCACCTACGAGCAAAGCCCTGAGGGCGGTGTCTGGAATGTATTCCTGGGCTACGAGATTCGAATGAACGAGAACCGCCCCACTGGTGGTGATCGCGATCGTCGCGACGCCCCGCGTGGCGCGACCAATCATGGCCGAGACGTCCGCCCAGAGCGGCGCGGCGACGATCGCCCACCGATGCGCGAACCTCGGGAGAAGACTCCACGCGAAGACTACGTCCCGCTGATTGCCGAAGGTGACAAGCCACTTTTCGAGGCAGTCCGCAAATGGCGAAACGCGCGAGCCAAGGATGAGCGAATCAAGCCGTTCGCGCTCTTCAACAACAAGCAACTCGAAGCCATCGTCAACGCGAAACCCGTGACTGCCGAGACGCTTCGGCCGCTCGCGCCTGATATGGACGATCGACTTTGGGAGCGCTATCACAATGAACTTCTCGGCTTCATGGAAGCCGCTGCCAGCATTAATGGTGGTGCCCATGTGGCTGAGACGACCCATCAGGAAGCTCCCGTGGAAGTGGCTGCCTGA
- a CDS encoding rhomboid family intramembrane serine protease, translated as MLLPIGDDNPERMAFPIVTLLLIAANILVFLLEVSRGEAFLIHYSLIPAAFFHGQQPIFNLFSSMFLHGGFAHIFGNMLYLYIFGDNVEDNLGKVKFFLFYMLCGVAAMLAQALAIPDSTVPNIGASGAIAGVLAAYLILYPRNRIRVLIFFPFTMTMSAWFVLGLWIATQLLSGWTSTYHHAATAQGGIAYMAHVGGFFTGVILTFVFRRHEAKQGTMHRLGMR; from the coding sequence ATGCTCCTTCCCATCGGCGATGATAATCCGGAGCGCATGGCGTTCCCGATCGTCACTCTCTTACTTATCGCCGCCAACATCCTCGTATTTCTGCTCGAAGTCTCACGCGGCGAGGCATTTCTGATCCACTATTCGCTGATTCCCGCAGCGTTCTTTCATGGCCAGCAGCCAATCTTCAATTTGTTTTCCTCGATGTTCCTGCATGGCGGGTTCGCGCATATTTTCGGGAATATGCTCTATCTGTATATTTTCGGAGATAACGTCGAGGATAATCTCGGCAAGGTCAAGTTCTTCCTCTTTTACATGCTGTGCGGGGTTGCCGCTATGCTCGCGCAGGCGCTGGCGATACCGGATTCCACCGTTCCGAACATTGGCGCTTCTGGCGCAATTGCTGGCGTGTTGGCGGCGTACTTGATACTCTATCCCCGCAACCGCATTCGCGTCCTCATCTTTTTTCCATTCACGATGACCATGAGCGCATGGTTCGTCCTGGGGCTTTGGATCGCGACGCAATTGCTCTCGGGCTGGACCTCGACCTACCATCATGCCGCGACCGCACAGGGCGGGATTGCGTACATGGCACATGTGGGTGGGTTTTTCACGGGGGTCATACTCACCTTCGTCTTCCGTCGGCACGAAGCTAAACAGGGCACCATGCATCGGCTCGGAATGAGATGA
- a CDS encoding tetratricopeptide repeat protein — MIPLRLAREVTYQLERAGEHERLASVFANIPVFLRLYRSEARSDLLSSIRTVHEHGTDIEELYRTRLAALKALNPRAWADAVPDVSLLFDDRANWTFSQQLTVELLSWATAHGSPRQLQNAHLRMGITHWRIGQNDEALAEYSISLDLARQNGDKAGVSATESNIGMLLWNQGEYRRAMECFREQLKVKEELNDRLGVSRTYSRMGHIHVLLGEHDKAIECYNQSLAISRSCNDRLEEAFARGNIGAALVFVGQYDEALPYLERQYEIASGLGARETMSKALFNAGTVYYRKGDHARAMSAFEQHLNMARVIGDRRAEALALGNIGDIYFEKGQYARAAQFFRDKLAISQPLGDKRGIALAQADLGRIHLRLGEYEEAFALLQEGEKGHRAIESHELVTEWLCEIGAIYLEVLHLNDCPNWLNQHLADLNETSVSWRDAVLHAARTVAEEALAIGNTNSNPAKRFTATLILARTQAAQGEATLALNTLETMLQHEGDDERIASLHYWLWKLRGAEEEVHQIAALTGYEALYSRIPKFELRKRIAELKGEPIPMSADEVN; from the coding sequence ATGATCCCGCTTCGTCTTGCACGGGAAGTAACCTATCAGCTCGAACGAGCTGGCGAGCATGAACGGCTGGCATCTGTGTTCGCGAACATCCCGGTATTTCTCCGCCTCTATCGAAGCGAGGCCCGATCTGACTTGCTGTCGTCAATCCGTACCGTTCACGAGCATGGCACCGATATCGAGGAGCTTTATCGCACGCGTCTCGCCGCACTTAAAGCTCTGAATCCTCGAGCATGGGCAGATGCAGTGCCCGATGTGAGTCTCCTGTTCGATGATCGTGCGAATTGGACCTTCAGTCAGCAATTGACTGTCGAGTTGCTCTCATGGGCAACGGCGCATGGTTCACCCCGCCAGTTGCAAAACGCCCACCTTCGAATGGGGATAACGCATTGGCGGATCGGACAGAACGACGAAGCTCTCGCGGAATATTCGATTTCCCTGGATTTGGCCAGGCAAAACGGTGACAAGGCGGGTGTCTCTGCAACAGAAAGTAATATAGGTATGCTGCTATGGAATCAAGGAGAATATCGCAGGGCGATGGAATGTTTCCGCGAGCAACTCAAAGTCAAGGAAGAGCTGAATGATCGTCTAGGTGTCTCGAGAACATATTCACGGATGGGACATATCCATGTCTTACTCGGTGAGCACGACAAGGCGATCGAGTGCTACAATCAGTCACTCGCAATATCCCGGTCCTGCAACGATCGACTCGAAGAAGCATTTGCGCGAGGGAATATCGGTGCTGCATTGGTCTTTGTTGGCCAATATGACGAGGCGCTGCCGTATCTCGAACGACAATATGAAATAGCTTCGGGACTTGGTGCGCGCGAGACGATGTCCAAGGCGCTCTTCAACGCTGGCACCGTATACTACCGAAAAGGCGATCATGCACGTGCGATGTCTGCATTCGAACAACATTTGAATATGGCACGGGTGATCGGGGATAGGAGAGCGGAGGCCCTTGCACTTGGTAATATCGGGGATATCTATTTCGAAAAAGGTCAGTATGCTCGCGCCGCTCAGTTCTTCCGTGATAAGTTAGCGATCTCTCAACCGCTTGGCGATAAGCGAGGGATTGCGTTAGCACAGGCTGATCTCGGTCGGATCCATCTTCGACTTGGAGAGTATGAAGAAGCATTTGCGCTGCTCCAGGAGGGCGAGAAGGGACACAGAGCAATTGAAAGCCATGAATTGGTCACTGAATGGCTCTGTGAGATTGGTGCCATTTATCTCGAGGTGCTGCATCTTAACGATTGCCCAAACTGGTTGAATCAGCATCTCGCAGACCTCAACGAAACATCAGTAAGTTGGCGCGACGCCGTTCTCCATGCGGCCCGAACAGTTGCAGAAGAGGCGCTTGCAATTGGCAACACCAATTCCAATCCGGCGAAGCGCTTTACTGCAACGCTTATTCTTGCCCGTACTCAGGCCGCTCAGGGCGAGGCAACCTTAGCATTGAATACCCTCGAGACTATGCTGCAGCACGAAGGAGACGACGAGCGTATTGCCAGTCTTCACTATTGGCTTTGGAAGCTCCGTGGCGCTGAAGAGGAAGTCCACCAAATAGCAGCTCTTACGGGCTATGAGGCACTCTATTCTCGCATTCCAAAATTCGAATTGCGAAAGAGGATCGCCGAGTTGAAGGGAGAACCGATTCCGATGAGTGCCGATGAGGTGAACTAG
- the mfd gene encoding transcription-repair coupling factor, with protein MTPFYRLLSPLLKELPAFESLRRALKGMDASAEMHLTNIPASLDSLVVASACEALARPFLLLSEDAETAERLYDDLARLMGEERLALFSEGAHASLLARERQKRTQTAEATAQLLEAIDRLARAKGPIITIADAAAMAFPLPRRDAFAAESMTVTVMESIGFETLVTWLTKHHFERKQFVESAGDFAVRGGIVDVFPYTETLPIRIEFFGDTIESMRAFDAVSQRSTGGRGTLTLVPNALTESGEIRDATIFDYLAANTVIVTFEPSRVQSALEESGAPKDSLGPIQQFARLSIEAFPATGVSTIDFGGRSQLSYNANLKLIRQHFADLASRGTSAIIMSETKDLSKRLRDLLDTEESTESTPVHSVQYVEPSLSHGFQVGPAAVYAEHELFGRKRERGAAARKKAARTKGISLRELRALKRGDLLVHEDKGIGKFMGLETIEVVGKKQEVVRLVYRDSDVLFVNLDYIGRLSKYSAGETKDSEPKLSKLGSAEWQRTKEKTKKRLKDIARNLIQLYAKRKQAEGFAFSPDDIIQREMEAAFMYEDTPDQAKASAEAKHDMESRHPMDRLICGDVGYGKTEVALRATMKAVLDKKQVAVLVPTTILSEQHFRSFSDRLDRFGVKCASLSRFRSKKEQTAILKDLAEGKIDVLIGTHRILSKDVIFKDLGLLVIDEEHRFGVAAKEKLRELRANVDTLTLTATPIPRTLNFSLLGARDLSIMETPPRNRLPIMTEVLAGYDEHVIAEALRRELSRGGQIYAIHDKVHDIDFFANKLREAAPRARVGIIHGQLPPSSIEKMMRDFLEKKIDILVATKIVESGLDVPNANTIIINRAQNFGLAELYQLRGRVGRSNEQAYAYLIAPPVNQLSQDALRRLEAMEEFSELGAGFQLAMRDLEIRGAGNLLGAEQSGFIADIGFDLYQKTVEEAVEEIKREEFRELFKDDLAREAKTAFGRKRLSGEGDVSVQLGMTALIPETYIEDDAERFGFYQRMAAATTDAQLEEISRELRDRFGPIPEEAMTLLGVARVRERAKQLGARNVIFEEQTRTLRILLPPQDEAFYYQHTFPLVLDRFSLVGQQNIRLLSEGKLLRLVVRLRMTEDGPDRLKEIEEVLAKLTPETISTIPATASP; from the coding sequence GTGACCCCATTTTATCGCCTGCTTTCTCCGCTCCTCAAAGAGTTGCCAGCCTTTGAATCGCTCCGGCGTGCCCTGAAGGGCATGGATGCCAGCGCCGAGATGCATCTCACGAATATCCCGGCTTCGCTCGACTCGCTTGTTGTCGCATCCGCGTGTGAAGCGCTCGCTCGTCCATTCCTGCTGCTCAGCGAAGACGCCGAAACGGCTGAGCGGCTCTATGACGATCTCGCGCGACTCATGGGGGAAGAGCGTCTCGCGCTCTTCAGCGAAGGGGCTCACGCATCGTTGCTTGCGCGCGAACGCCAAAAGCGAACACAGACTGCCGAGGCGACCGCACAATTGCTCGAAGCCATCGATCGCCTTGCCCGAGCCAAAGGTCCAATCATCACAATTGCAGATGCCGCAGCGATGGCCTTTCCCCTTCCGCGACGAGATGCATTCGCAGCAGAATCCATGACAGTGACCGTGATGGAATCCATCGGCTTTGAAACGCTGGTCACATGGCTCACGAAGCACCACTTTGAGCGCAAGCAATTCGTCGAGTCTGCTGGTGATTTCGCAGTTCGCGGTGGTATTGTCGATGTCTTCCCTTATACCGAGACGCTTCCAATCCGTATCGAGTTCTTCGGTGATACGATCGAAAGCATGCGCGCATTTGATGCCGTCAGCCAGCGCTCGACAGGAGGGCGTGGAACGCTCACGCTCGTGCCGAACGCCCTGACCGAATCCGGAGAGATCCGCGACGCGACGATCTTCGATTATCTCGCGGCAAACACCGTGATCGTTACCTTCGAACCGTCGCGCGTTCAGTCGGCGCTCGAAGAAAGTGGCGCCCCGAAGGACTCCCTCGGACCAATCCAACAATTTGCGCGGCTCTCTATTGAAGCATTTCCGGCAACAGGTGTCAGCACGATCGATTTTGGTGGACGCTCACAACTGAGCTACAATGCGAATCTCAAGCTGATTCGCCAACACTTCGCGGACCTGGCCTCCCGCGGCACGAGCGCAATCATCATGTCCGAGACGAAGGACCTCTCAAAACGTCTGCGCGATCTGCTCGATACGGAAGAATCCACTGAGTCCACTCCCGTCCACTCCGTCCAGTACGTCGAGCCATCCCTTTCGCATGGATTCCAGGTTGGGCCGGCGGCAGTCTATGCCGAGCACGAGTTGTTCGGTCGTAAGCGTGAGCGTGGCGCTGCCGCGCGCAAAAAAGCCGCTCGCACAAAAGGCATTTCGCTCCGCGAACTTCGCGCACTCAAGCGCGGCGATTTGTTGGTGCACGAAGATAAGGGCATCGGCAAGTTCATGGGCCTCGAAACGATCGAGGTCGTTGGAAAAAAGCAAGAGGTCGTCCGGCTTGTCTATCGTGACAGTGATGTGCTCTTTGTCAATCTCGATTATATCGGCCGCCTCTCGAAGTACTCTGCTGGAGAGACAAAAGATTCGGAGCCGAAACTCTCGAAGCTTGGAAGTGCCGAGTGGCAGCGGACAAAAGAGAAAACCAAGAAGCGGCTCAAGGACATCGCCCGAAATCTAATTCAGCTCTACGCCAAGCGCAAACAAGCGGAAGGATTCGCGTTCAGTCCCGACGATATCATTCAGCGCGAGATGGAGGCGGCCTTCATGTATGAAGACACTCCAGATCAGGCCAAAGCCAGCGCGGAAGCAAAGCATGATATGGAGTCGCGGCATCCAATGGACCGCTTGATCTGTGGCGATGTCGGATATGGCAAGACCGAGGTTGCATTGCGCGCCACGATGAAGGCCGTGCTCGATAAGAAGCAAGTGGCTGTGCTCGTGCCGACAACGATTCTCTCCGAGCAGCATTTCCGTTCGTTCTCGGATCGTCTCGATCGCTTTGGAGTCAAATGCGCATCGCTTTCGCGGTTTCGCTCGAAGAAGGAGCAGACCGCGATCCTGAAAGATCTCGCCGAGGGCAAGATCGACGTGCTGATCGGCACGCATCGCATTCTATCCAAGGATGTCATATTCAAGGATCTTGGATTGCTGGTCATCGATGAAGAGCACCGTTTCGGAGTTGCTGCGAAAGAGAAGTTGCGCGAGCTTCGCGCAAATGTCGATACACTCACGCTTACAGCCACGCCGATTCCTCGTACGCTGAATTTCTCCCTGCTCGGCGCGCGCGATCTTTCGATCATGGAAACGCCGCCTCGTAACCGGCTGCCGATCATGACGGAAGTGCTTGCGGGATACGACGAACATGTTATCGCAGAGGCATTACGGCGCGAGCTTTCGCGTGGCGGCCAAATTTATGCTATCCATGATAAAGTCCATGATATCGACTTTTTTGCCAACAAACTTCGCGAAGCTGCACCACGAGCACGCGTTGGCATCATCCACGGACAATTGCCCCCAAGCTCGATTGAAAAGATGATGCGCGATTTTCTCGAAAAGAAGATCGATATTCTGGTTGCAACCAAGATTGTGGAATCCGGTCTCGACGTGCCGAATGCGAACACAATCATCATCAACCGCGCACAGAACTTTGGCCTTGCGGAGCTTTATCAGCTTCGAGGCAGAGTCGGCCGCTCGAATGAACAGGCCTACGCCTATCTCATCGCGCCTCCGGTGAATCAGCTGTCGCAGGATGCCTTGCGCCGTTTGGAAGCCATGGAAGAATTCTCCGAACTTGGTGCGGGATTCCAGCTTGCGATGCGCGATCTCGAAATTCGAGGCGCCGGCAATCTGCTCGGCGCCGAGCAATCCGGCTTTATCGCCGATATTGGTTTCGATCTTTACCAAAAGACCGTAGAAGAAGCGGTGGAGGAGATCAAGCGCGAGGAATTCCGCGAACTGTTCAAGGATGATCTCGCGCGCGAGGCGAAAACTGCATTTGGCCGGAAGCGGCTTTCAGGCGAGGGCGATGTCAGCGTTCAACTCGGCATGACCGCGCTCATTCCAGAGACATACATCGAGGATGATGCCGAGCGGTTCGGATTCTATCAACGTATGGCCGCCGCCACAACGGACGCGCAACTCGAGGAAATTTCACGCGAACTGCGCGATCGGTTCGGTCCCATCCCAGAAGAAGCAATGACGTTGCTCGGTGTTGCACGAGTGCGCGAGCGCGCAAAGCAGCTCGGCGCGCGCAATGTGATCTTTGAAGAGCAGACTCGCACGCTTCGCATTCTGCTCCCACCGCAAGACGAGGCCTTTTACTATCAGCATACTTTCCCACTTGTGCTCGATCGGTTTTCGCTTGTCGGACAGCAGAATATCCGCTTGCTGAGCGAGGGCAAACTCCTGCGACTCGTCGTTCGCCTTCGCATGACCGAGGATGGCCCCGACCGACTCAAGGAGATAGAAGAAGTGCTTGCGAAGCTCACTCCGGAGACGATCTCAACCATTCCGGCAACCGCAAGCCCGTAG
- the ligA gene encoding NAD-dependent DNA ligase LigA: protein MTQAQADRRLDELRNEIREHDRLYFVEARPRISDREYDRMMEELRDLETKFPELITPDSPTQRVGGEPMKLFRPAQHHVPMLSLANTYSTDEVKAFAKRIEDLLGREPVAGYTCELKFDGVAMSLLYSEGRLVRGATRGDGTTGDDVTANVRTIRSIPLALQPDLGHAKGTFEVRGEIFMPLEGFRRLNEHREQEGEPPFANPRNSTAGTLKTLDPREVAKRPLEFSAYQLRFDDEAIERLPDLDTHAKRLALLREFGFPVSKETQVVSGTEGIMEFAMHWQEHREELPFDIDGAVIKVNSLTEQDQIGFVAKSPRWAIAYKFETKQARTRLLGITLQVGRMGTITPVAELEPIGLTGITIRRATLHNADEIERKDIRIADTVIIERGGEVIPKVVGVDATQRSSDSVPFNFPRECPECASKLVRPPGEVNWYCENPECPAQIIGRITHFASRGAMDIAGLGDQSVEQFAQAGLLHSVADIYDLPQKRAELIELPRMGEKKADNLLSGIEASKQRPVSRFLFGLGIRHVGTSVAKLLIDEFGSIDAIAEASEEAIDEIPGIGPEIAASIFAFFRERRNQDLLHRMRQAGLPFKGEKKLRPVINSEGDDFFAGKTFVLTGTLATMTRDEAREKIELRGGKVSGSVSKKTHYVVAGVEAGSKLEKANELGVKVLTEEDFSRELNT, encoded by the coding sequence ATGACACAGGCACAGGCAGATCGAAGGCTTGACGAGCTCCGCAATGAAATTCGGGAGCACGATCGGCTCTATTTTGTTGAAGCGCGTCCGCGCATCAGCGATCGAGAATACGATCGCATGATGGAAGAATTGCGCGATCTCGAAACGAAATTCCCGGAGCTTATTACTCCAGATAGTCCAACGCAGCGCGTCGGTGGCGAGCCAATGAAGCTGTTTCGTCCTGCTCAGCACCATGTCCCAATGCTTTCACTGGCCAACACATATAGCACCGACGAGGTAAAGGCATTTGCGAAGCGCATCGAAGATCTGCTCGGGCGCGAACCGGTCGCCGGGTACACGTGCGAATTGAAATTCGATGGTGTTGCGATGAGCTTGCTCTATTCCGAAGGTCGATTGGTGCGCGGTGCAACGCGTGGTGATGGCACTACTGGTGATGATGTTACGGCCAACGTACGGACCATTCGATCGATCCCATTGGCATTGCAGCCGGATTTGGGTCATGCGAAAGGTACGTTCGAGGTCCGAGGCGAAATATTCATGCCGCTCGAAGGATTTCGGCGGCTCAACGAACATCGCGAGCAGGAAGGTGAACCTCCATTTGCGAATCCACGCAATTCCACGGCCGGTACGCTCAAAACGCTTGACCCGCGCGAGGTCGCAAAGCGTCCGCTTGAATTCAGCGCATACCAATTGCGCTTTGATGATGAGGCTATCGAGCGTTTGCCGGATCTGGATACGCACGCGAAGCGGCTTGCCCTCCTGCGCGAATTCGGATTTCCAGTTTCGAAAGAGACGCAAGTCGTCTCAGGCACGGAAGGGATCATGGAGTTCGCGATGCACTGGCAGGAGCATCGCGAGGAGTTGCCATTCGATATCGATGGCGCAGTCATCAAAGTTAATTCCCTCACCGAACAAGATCAGATCGGGTTCGTCGCGAAGTCACCACGGTGGGCCATTGCCTATAAGTTCGAGACCAAGCAAGCTCGCACTCGATTGCTTGGCATTACACTCCAAGTCGGAAGGATGGGTACGATCACGCCTGTTGCTGAACTGGAGCCGATAGGCTTAACCGGCATTACCATTCGCCGTGCTACACTGCATAACGCTGATGAAATCGAGCGTAAAGATATTCGGATTGCGGACACCGTCATTATCGAGCGTGGGGGGGAGGTTATTCCAAAAGTCGTTGGTGTCGATGCCACGCAACGGTCATCCGATTCCGTGCCATTTAATTTCCCTCGCGAATGTCCCGAATGCGCGAGTAAACTTGTCCGACCGCCGGGTGAGGTGAACTGGTACTGCGAAAATCCTGAATGCCCCGCACAGATCATTGGACGTATCACCCATTTCGCCTCGCGCGGCGCGATGGATATTGCCGGGCTTGGCGATCAGTCTGTCGAACAATTCGCGCAAGCTGGGCTTCTGCATTCTGTCGCAGATATTTACGATCTGCCACAAAAGCGCGCCGAACTGATTGAACTACCTCGGATGGGTGAGAAGAAGGCCGATAATCTTCTTTCCGGTATCGAAGCTAGCAAACAGCGGCCGGTCTCCCGATTTTTGTTTGGGCTTGGCATTCGGCATGTCGGTACGAGTGTCGCGAAGCTATTGATCGATGAATTTGGCTCGATCGATGCGATTGCGGAAGCGTCCGAAGAAGCAATCGACGAAATACCGGGTATCGGTCCTGAAATCGCGGCTAGTATATTTGCCTTTTTCCGCGAACGACGCAATCAAGACTTGTTGCACCGCATGCGCCAGGCAGGACTGCCATTCAAGGGCGAAAAGAAGCTGCGACCTGTCATCAATAGTGAGGGGGATGATTTCTTTGCCGGCAAGACGTTTGTCCTTACTGGCACACTTGCAACAATGACACGCGATGAAGCCAGAGAGAAGATCGAATTGCGCGGCGGAAAGGTTAGTGGGTCAGTCAGCAAGAAGACCCATTACGTTGTCGCGGGTGTGGAAGCTGGTTCGAAACTCGAGAAGGCCAATGAACTTGGTGTGAAGGTCCTTACTGAAGAAGACTTTTCTCGCGAATTGAATACCTAA
- a CDS encoding sensor histidine kinase: MSYDAIAELLALNEPDSRLVSRACRFGQICALLALMIVLTIPANWISPLHVPWLELPSFTLAHLSSVIFFVTLDLSALLLYQTRAVRLLPILWAIILVIYSIILIEYLTPGELPFAEYIRFLDPAENNSKISPNGALCMWFLCIGLWLTTRDSTLATRIGQASCLAAALISALALIGHAYTIESLYGVADYSALSLPGSMSYFLLFCGILFIHPEKGMMRLLVTRSAAGVMTRRLYGPVIVIPPLLGFFGLVSAELWKWYDLPFGIALFAISSILLLAIVVATTSVRLEQTDLSRAKAESELGSTIVALEASRRQLRELSAHIQEVQEDERLRISREVHDELGQSLTAIKMDVALLRNSLPASQLGTGSANSTEDGRPSVQHRMDSMLSLVNSTIHSVQRISAELRPSLLDDLGLAAAIEWQARQFEDRSQVRTTLNIEEVSLDRPRSIAIFRIFQETLTNIARHANATTASVRLYHADGSLVLLVQDNGVGFDANEKTDSPSLGLMGMRERAQLAGGTLLLESEPGKGTRVQLTMPLTPEPNHTT, translated from the coding sequence ATGTCATACGATGCCATTGCTGAACTTCTCGCACTCAACGAGCCTGATTCCAGGCTCGTATCGAGGGCCTGCCGTTTCGGCCAGATTTGCGCCTTGTTGGCGCTGATGATTGTACTGACAATCCCGGCAAATTGGATATCACCGCTTCATGTTCCTTGGCTGGAACTTCCATCATTTACGCTGGCTCACTTATCCAGTGTCATTTTTTTTGTAACACTCGATCTTTCAGCGTTGCTGCTCTATCAAACGAGGGCCGTTCGGTTACTTCCGATTTTGTGGGCAATCATTCTTGTTATTTATAGTATTATTCTGATCGAATATCTTACGCCAGGTGAGCTTCCATTTGCGGAGTATATTCGATTTCTCGATCCGGCTGAAAACAATAGCAAGATTTCGCCGAACGGTGCACTATGCATGTGGTTCCTCTGCATTGGGCTCTGGCTGACAACCCGAGATAGTACCCTAGCCACCCGAATTGGTCAGGCATCCTGCTTGGCCGCAGCACTTATCAGTGCGCTTGCATTGATTGGGCATGCTTACACGATTGAGTCGCTCTATGGGGTTGCTGATTATAGTGCCTTGTCGTTGCCGGGATCCATGTCCTACTTCCTCCTCTTTTGCGGTATTCTGTTCATCCATCCGGAAAAGGGGATGATGCGGCTGCTTGTGACGCGCAGCGCAGCTGGCGTCATGACGCGGAGGCTCTACGGGCCGGTCATTGTGATTCCTCCGCTGCTCGGGTTTTTCGGGTTGGTTAGCGCCGAGCTGTGGAAATGGTATGATCTGCCCTTCGGAATCGCGTTATTTGCCATTTCCAGCATTCTCTTATTGGCAATTGTCGTAGCCACCACCTCGGTTCGTCTCGAGCAGACTGACCTTTCTCGTGCGAAAGCGGAATCAGAGCTTGGCAGCACGATCGTCGCGCTCGAAGCATCTCGCCGGCAGTTGCGGGAGCTTTCCGCCCATATTCAGGAAGTCCAGGAAGACGAGCGCCTTCGCATCTCTCGTGAAGTCCATGATGAACTTGGACAATCGCTCACGGCGATCAAGATGGACGTGGCACTTTTGCGCAACAGCCTCCCTGCCAGCCAGTTAGGAACCGGATCGGCAAATTCGACAGAAGATGGGCGGCCGAGCGTGCAGCATCGAATGGACTCGATGCTTTCACTTGTGAACTCGACCATTCATTCGGTCCAGAGAATTTCGGCCGAATTGCGACCAAGCCTTCTGGATGATCTCGGCCTTGCTGCTGCCATCGAGTGGCAGGCTCGTCAGTTTGAAGACCGATCGCAAGTCAGGACGACGCTTAACATTGAGGAGGTTTCTCTCGATCGTCCCCGCTCCATCGCAATCTTTCGGATCTTCCAGGAGACCCTGACCAATATCGCCCGACATGCAAATGCCACCACTGCTTCTGTTCGGTTGTATCACGCGGATGGCTCGCTGGTCCTTCTGGTACAAGACAACGGCGTTGGATTCGACGCAAACGAGAAAACGGATTCTCCATCTCTGGGATTGATGGGCATGCGTGAACGGGCGCAACTGGCTGGAGGTACGCTCCTTCTCGAGAGCGAACCGGGCAAGGGGACTCGGGTTCAGCTTACCATGCCCCTGACACCCGAGCCGAACCACACGACATGA